One window from the genome of Cyclobacterium amurskyense encodes:
- a CDS encoding RagB/SusD family nutrient uptake outer membrane protein: MKIYKFIWAAVCLTPLLLLSCNDDFLERYPLDEVSNETFWNTENDLMVYNNSLYHLALNDDNVPILHGHFDGFNSHWGSYWFLDEFSDNLAPRHDRHAFFQQVRAGKQIVPNGGQWFGYKGWNFVRAINVGLENYDKADIPEDTRNKYVGEARLLRGWFYAEKVQKFGDVPWVDRELNIDSDELFAARTPREEAMDKVLEDLNFATENIPDDWGDGNEPGRLNRWAALAIKSRLCLYEGTWRKYHGGSNAEMWIREAAEAAKEVIDNSPYAIYNTGDSENDFNSFMRKIDISGNPEVMVWRRYQLGIYTNHVQSYFSYSGGATKSFVEDFLATDGKPISISTLYQGDDTIEDVFANRDPRLRQTILHPDDTEKYNYDRGDGRDYPRVVGMSGGFTTTTGYHIIKHYNADDMIGKAYNTAESPAIILRYAEVLLNYAEAKAELGEITQGDLDLSINQLRDRVNMPHLMMDPPMDPRYANDGVSPLIVEIRRERRVELFLEGFRYNDLKRWKQGKKLEIPDMGVQWSPENQARFEGATVQTSVDPESGKTYIDVYKGTDWANPVFDEAKHYLWPLPLDDLAQNPQLVQNPGYN, from the coding sequence ATGAAAATATATAAATTTATATGGGCTGCCGTTTGCCTGACACCATTATTGCTATTATCATGCAACGATGATTTCTTGGAGCGCTACCCACTTGATGAGGTTAGTAATGAGACCTTCTGGAATACAGAAAATGACTTAATGGTTTATAATAATAGCCTTTACCATTTGGCATTGAATGATGACAATGTACCTATTCTTCATGGTCATTTCGATGGCTTTAATAGTCACTGGGGAAGTTATTGGTTTTTAGATGAATTTTCTGATAACCTTGCTCCAAGACATGACCGACATGCGTTTTTTCAACAAGTACGTGCCGGAAAACAAATTGTGCCAAATGGTGGACAGTGGTTTGGTTATAAAGGATGGAATTTCGTAAGAGCCATCAATGTAGGCTTGGAAAACTATGATAAAGCTGATATACCTGAAGATACAAGGAATAAATATGTAGGAGAAGCTCGTTTGTTGCGTGGTTGGTTTTATGCAGAGAAAGTTCAGAAATTTGGAGATGTTCCATGGGTGGACAGAGAGTTGAACATTGATTCTGATGAGTTATTTGCAGCCAGAACTCCTAGAGAAGAGGCTATGGATAAAGTTTTGGAAGATTTGAATTTTGCTACTGAAAATATTCCGGATGATTGGGGTGATGGCAACGAACCTGGTCGTTTAAACAGATGGGCAGCATTAGCCATTAAATCCAGATTATGTCTATATGAGGGAACTTGGAGAAAATACCACGGAGGTTCCAATGCTGAAATGTGGATTAGAGAAGCAGCTGAAGCTGCCAAAGAAGTAATTGACAATAGCCCTTATGCTATTTACAATACAGGTGATTCAGAAAATGATTTCAATTCATTTATGAGAAAAATTGATATCAGTGGAAACCCTGAAGTAATGGTTTGGAGAAGGTATCAGTTAGGTATCTATACGAATCATGTACAAAGTTACTTCAGTTATTCTGGAGGTGCTACTAAAAGTTTTGTTGAAGATTTTCTAGCAACTGATGGTAAACCTATTTCAATATCAACCCTTTATCAAGGAGATGATACCATTGAAGATGTATTTGCAAACCGTGATCCTCGATTAAGACAAACCATTTTGCATCCTGATGATACTGAAAAGTACAATTATGATAGAGGTGATGGAAGGGATTACCCTAGAGTTGTCGGAATGTCAGGTGGATTTACCACTACTACTGGATATCATATTATCAAACACTACAATGCAGATGATATGATTGGTAAAGCATATAATACTGCTGAATCGCCTGCGATAATTCTTAGGTATGCAGAAGTATTGTTAAACTATGCAGAAGCAAAAGCTGAGCTTGGTGAAATTACTCAAGGTGATCTGGATTTGAGTATCAACCAATTAAGAGACCGTGTTAACATGCCGCATCTAATGATGGATCCACCGATGGATCCAAGGTATGCAAATGATGGGGTTTCTCCTCTAATCGTTGAAATCAGAAGGGAAAGAAGAGTGGAATTGTTCTTGGAAGGTTTCAGGTACAATGATCTTAAAAGATGGAAACAAGGTAAAAAACTGGAAATCCCTGACATGGGAGTTCAGTGGAGCCCTGAAAACCAGGCAAGATTTGAAGGAGCAACAGTACAGACTAGTGTAGATCCAGAATCAGGTAAAACTTATATCGATGTCTACAAAGGCACAGATTGGGCAAATCCTGTATTTGATGAAGCCAAGCATTATTTATGGCCTTTACCATTGGATGATTTGGCTCAAAACCCACAATTAGTACAAAATCCTGGATACAATTAA
- a CDS encoding heparinase II/III domain-containing protein, with the protein MKIAKPILPLLITIAMLWNPLFAVEADFLSMDTVKLENPITVNYLKRHLKKSGPKLALTPALERNLKRKIKSDPLVRNYYNALKANADDVLTMPVLTRNVIGRRLLGTSRDMLHRVNVLGIAYLIEKDKKYLDKINEEVIAVSNFSDWNPSHFLDVAEMATAVALAIDWVGDDLPAATVKLAKEALIQKGIEPSWNGNKGRMYGTNNWNQVCNAGMIAASLVIADQDIELAAKTIHRSLDGIPNGLMQYGPDGAYPEGSTYWGYGTAFTVLTSAMLKTAFKTDFGIGDYPAFKESADFRILTIAPSGNYYNYADCGDRHSNAGDIILAWFATQTGNSLYIEDDKFSQPVADFGKLHRIAGAGLVWLAQFEKTAEAELPLVYKGDGKNPIVIMRDGKGYYFGGKGGKGTVSHGNLDAGSFIWELNGVRWSIDPGNQNYNELEQAGFDLWGSCQDCERWNLLTKNNYGHSTLTVNGELHVNDGFAKMLSVTKGDQPGAEFDLTPVFGNNLKKATRKFIKPDNNSLVIEDHIETNVHTKMITWQMMTQADVSIVDGGAVLTQDGKKIMVENLSHPDIMVSVISLDPAPLELDRQIEGLKRLEIRIPAYLIEDNTDVIKVKLKAL; encoded by the coding sequence ATGAAAATAGCAAAACCCATTCTACCATTGTTGATCACCATAGCCATGCTATGGAACCCATTATTTGCAGTCGAAGCAGATTTTCTAAGCATGGATACTGTGAAATTGGAGAATCCGATAACAGTAAACTATCTGAAACGGCACCTGAAAAAGTCGGGTCCAAAACTGGCACTTACGCCAGCACTTGAAAGAAATTTGAAGCGTAAGATAAAAAGTGACCCTTTGGTGAGGAACTATTATAATGCGCTAAAAGCCAATGCGGATGATGTACTCACAATGCCTGTGCTTACCCGAAATGTTATCGGGCGAAGATTATTGGGAACCTCCCGGGACATGCTGCATCGTGTCAATGTGTTAGGGATTGCTTACCTAATAGAAAAGGACAAGAAATACCTGGATAAGATTAATGAGGAAGTCATTGCTGTAAGTAATTTCTCTGACTGGAACCCTTCTCATTTCCTTGATGTGGCCGAGATGGCGACGGCTGTCGCTTTGGCCATTGACTGGGTAGGCGATGATTTGCCAGCTGCTACTGTGAAGCTTGCGAAGGAGGCATTAATACAGAAAGGTATTGAGCCAAGCTGGAATGGAAACAAAGGTAGAATGTATGGTACCAACAACTGGAATCAGGTTTGTAATGCCGGTATGATTGCTGCCTCTCTTGTGATTGCCGATCAGGACATTGAATTGGCAGCCAAAACCATTCATCGTTCACTCGATGGAATTCCGAATGGACTTATGCAATATGGGCCTGATGGCGCTTATCCTGAAGGTTCTACCTATTGGGGGTACGGTACGGCTTTTACTGTCCTTACCTCTGCCATGCTAAAAACAGCTTTTAAAACTGACTTCGGTATAGGCGATTACCCTGCCTTTAAAGAAAGTGCAGATTTCAGAATTTTGACAATTGCTCCTTCAGGAAATTATTACAATTATGCAGACTGTGGTGACCGTCACAGTAATGCTGGAGACATCATTTTGGCTTGGTTTGCTACACAGACTGGTAATTCCTTATATATAGAGGATGATAAATTTAGTCAACCGGTGGCTGATTTTGGCAAGCTTCATAGAATTGCAGGCGCCGGCTTGGTGTGGTTGGCACAATTTGAAAAAACTGCTGAAGCGGAATTGCCGCTGGTTTATAAGGGAGACGGAAAAAACCCTATCGTCATTATGCGTGATGGAAAAGGGTATTATTTTGGAGGTAAAGGTGGTAAAGGCACCGTGTCCCATGGAAATTTGGATGCTGGCTCATTCATCTGGGAACTTAATGGTGTGAGATGGAGCATTGATCCAGGAAATCAGAATTACAATGAATTAGAGCAAGCAGGGTTTGACCTTTGGGGGTCTTGCCAGGATTGCGAACGCTGGAACTTGTTGACCAAAAACAATTATGGTCACAGCACTTTGACTGTCAATGGTGAACTTCATGTAAATGATGGTTTTGCCAAAATGTTGAGTGTAACCAAAGGGGATCAGCCTGGAGCAGAATTTGATTTGACCCCTGTCTTTGGAAATAACCTAAAAAAAGCTACCAGGAAATTTATCAAACCGGACAATAACTCTCTTGTTATTGAAGACCATATAGAAACTAATGTGCACACTAAAATGATCACCTGGCAAATGATGACTCAGGCAGATGTAAGTATTGTGGACGGAGGTGCTGTGCTTACCCAAGATGGGAAAAAGATAATGGTAGAGAATCTTTCTCACCCGGACATTATGGTATCCGTAATTTCACTTGACCCGGCACCGCTCGAACTTGACAGGCAAATTGAAGGGCTAAAAAGATTGGAGATTAGGATTCCCGCTTACCTGATTGAAGACAATACGGATGTAATCAAGGTTAAATTAAAAGCATTGTGA
- a CDS encoding polysaccharide lyase family 8 super-sandwich domain-containing protein: protein MITYNSTAKGGASSFGSHFTFVLLLCCLLCAFALPVLASDFKLVKQRVVTEYLLVEVDDEDIAELLATQKQDGTWPGINYQDVSRTGFEHIVHTTNMVDLAKAYRQPNSKYKGSPKVKQAISNALDHWVQNDYFCDNWWYNQIGTPNNLVAVMLLLGDELPEELVQATQPIIGRAHLNASGARPSGDRIKIAGILAKNLLFLGEKEKFEAVLKVIEGEIKFSTGSRGLQRDFSFHHRVDRVNNTSSYGLGYADAFVEWLVYTADTRYAFSSDKVAILVDYYLDGISKNLAFGKYLEAGAKNRSIARPGALHGLDAKTPKKLLQATDYRKGDLEEIVKIREEGIHKVSLSYGKYFWQTEFFTYQRPGFFTSVRMYSIRNDNMEVPYNSEGLMNHHRGDGTNHLSITGKEYFDIFPVMDFQKIPGATILQKEKLPDPDQIQKSGYTDFVGAVTDDLYGSVAFDFISPHDPLKARKSWFFFDKEYVCLGAGINAKGKQEVFTTLNQLLLKGEVYAQVGHQMKILESGKHGLKNPDWIYHDRVGYFMLAPQDVELSFGEVTGNWTSINRQTRAPQEDVTKEVFSLWVNHGNNVRQESYAYMILPNASLEETKAYRIDDQIEILANTPELQAVRHKQLLQVQANFYQAGKLDLGDGLELTMDGPGLVLLHLDGQNIVKMAVSDPSRKLDKMHLQLNSKLNLQGTQHRVAWDAEHWISKVTVQLPEGEFAGSSVILGD from the coding sequence GTGATAACTTATAATTCAACTGCCAAAGGAGGTGCATCTTCCTTTGGCAGTCACTTTACGTTTGTGCTGCTGTTATGCTGCCTATTGTGCGCCTTCGCTCTACCGGTACTTGCCTCTGATTTTAAATTGGTGAAGCAAAGGGTAGTGACAGAATACCTGCTCGTGGAGGTGGATGATGAAGACATAGCAGAGCTGCTTGCTACACAAAAGCAAGACGGAACCTGGCCCGGAATTAATTACCAGGATGTTTCAAGAACAGGGTTTGAACATATTGTCCATACCACAAACATGGTTGACTTGGCCAAAGCTTACAGACAGCCAAATTCAAAGTATAAAGGTAGTCCAAAAGTAAAGCAAGCAATTTCCAATGCGCTAGACCATTGGGTACAAAACGATTATTTCTGCGACAATTGGTGGTACAATCAAATAGGCACACCAAATAATCTGGTGGCAGTGATGTTATTGTTAGGAGATGAATTGCCGGAAGAATTAGTGCAAGCTACCCAACCCATTATCGGAAGGGCACATCTCAATGCTTCTGGAGCAAGACCAAGTGGTGACAGGATAAAAATCGCTGGGATACTTGCCAAGAACCTGCTTTTTCTAGGAGAAAAAGAAAAATTTGAAGCGGTTTTAAAGGTAATTGAAGGAGAAATAAAATTTTCCACAGGTAGCCGTGGCCTTCAGAGAGACTTTAGCTTTCATCATCGAGTAGATCGGGTAAACAATACAAGTTCCTATGGATTAGGCTATGCAGATGCTTTTGTAGAATGGCTTGTATATACTGCAGACACCCGGTACGCATTTTCTTCTGATAAAGTAGCCATTTTGGTTGACTATTATTTAGATGGAATCAGTAAAAATCTGGCTTTCGGAAAGTATTTAGAGGCCGGAGCAAAAAATAGAAGCATTGCTAGACCTGGCGCTCTTCATGGCTTGGATGCGAAAACACCAAAAAAATTACTTCAGGCCACTGATTATCGGAAAGGTGATTTGGAAGAAATTGTAAAAATTAGAGAAGAAGGGATCCATAAGGTTTCCTTGTCCTATGGTAAGTATTTTTGGCAAACGGAATTCTTCACCTATCAGAGGCCGGGCTTTTTTACTTCTGTAAGAATGTACTCCATAAGGAATGACAATATGGAGGTGCCCTATAACAGTGAAGGATTAATGAACCATCACCGGGGAGATGGGACCAATCACCTTTCCATAACAGGAAAAGAATACTTTGATATTTTTCCGGTTATGGATTTTCAGAAAATTCCCGGGGCCACCATCCTGCAAAAAGAAAAGCTTCCGGACCCGGATCAAATTCAAAAATCCGGCTATACAGATTTTGTAGGCGCGGTCACAGATGATTTATATGGAAGTGTGGCTTTTGACTTTATCAGCCCCCATGATCCCCTAAAAGCCAGAAAAAGCTGGTTTTTCTTTGACAAGGAATATGTTTGTCTGGGAGCAGGTATAAATGCTAAAGGCAAGCAAGAGGTCTTTACTACCTTAAATCAATTGTTACTGAAGGGTGAAGTTTATGCCCAAGTAGGTCATCAAATGAAAATTTTGGAGTCAGGAAAGCATGGGCTCAAAAATCCGGACTGGATTTACCATGATCGAGTAGGCTATTTTATGTTAGCACCTCAGGATGTTGAATTGTCTTTTGGAGAGGTTACAGGAAATTGGACTTCCATTAACCGACAAACAAGGGCTCCCCAAGAGGATGTGACCAAAGAGGTGTTCAGCCTTTGGGTAAATCATGGAAATAATGTCAGACAGGAAAGCTATGCCTACATGATTTTACCTAATGCCAGCTTGGAGGAAACCAAGGCCTACCGGATTGATGACCAAATAGAAATATTGGCGAATACTCCGGAACTGCAGGCTGTGCGGCACAAACAGCTGCTACAAGTGCAGGCTAATTTTTACCAAGCGGGTAAACTTGATCTGGGAGATGGATTAGAATTAACCATGGATGGTCCGGGATTGGTTTTGCTTCACTTAGATGGTCAAAATATAGTAAAAATGGCCGTCTCCGATCCAAGTCGAAAGTTAGATAAAATGCACTTACAATTAAACAGTAAACTGAATCTACAGGGGACTCAACACCGGGTAGCATGGGATGCTGAACATTGGATAAGTAAAGTGACGGTACAACTTCCGGAAGGTGAGTTTGCCGGAAGTAGTGTGATTTTGGGAGATTAA
- a CDS encoding BNR repeat-containing protein has protein sequence MMNRKIRVNLSLVWLVFLALVSCNQKSQETSKEPIVIDERDQKLSVNKIIPIDSVWAGHRVGFSMLTHKNRQYIAYYNKDRHMTVGQRNLDEDQFELYQLPVFDREEGQGTSTTLGWDSHNSVTIGIDSEGYLHLAGNMHVHPITYFRGQEPHDISSLKQEMEMVGSNEKRCTYPHFMTDREGRLLFHYRDGGSGNGNEIYNIYDVASKEWTRLLDSPLTDGQGEMNAYASQPSLREDNWYHMYWVWRDTPECETNHDLSYIKSPDMKNWYDAFGNQVLLPVTIDQKNVVVDPVPPKGGIINLAAKLCLDENNAPLMAFHKYDENGNLQFYVSRIEEGAWKAKQVTDWDYRWEFSGRGSIPSEVRLGDFNRREDGNYELGYQHIKYGEGVLLLDKDLNTIGEVLKPDNFGADLKLEGDFEGLEIRTTNDLGASENGKTYRLKWETLPPNRDRAYPEPWPNPSVLYLYELE, from the coding sequence ATGATGAATCGGAAAATACGCGTCAATTTAAGTCTTGTGTGGCTTGTATTTTTGGCTTTGGTTTCATGCAATCAAAAAAGTCAGGAAACTTCAAAAGAGCCCATTGTAATCGATGAGCGCGACCAAAAACTTAGTGTAAATAAAATCATACCTATAGATAGTGTATGGGCAGGTCATAGGGTAGGCTTTTCCATGCTTACCCACAAAAATCGTCAATACATTGCCTATTACAACAAAGACAGGCACATGACGGTGGGGCAAAGAAATCTTGATGAGGATCAATTTGAACTGTATCAACTGCCTGTGTTTGATAGGGAAGAAGGGCAAGGAACCAGCACCACACTTGGCTGGGATAGTCATAATTCTGTTACCATTGGTATTGATTCAGAGGGGTACTTGCATTTGGCCGGCAACATGCATGTGCATCCCATTACTTATTTCAGGGGTCAAGAGCCTCATGATATCAGCAGCCTAAAGCAAGAAATGGAAATGGTAGGCTCGAATGAAAAACGCTGTACTTACCCGCACTTTATGACAGACCGAGAAGGTCGTCTGCTGTTCCATTACAGAGATGGTGGAAGTGGCAATGGCAATGAGATTTACAATATTTACGATGTAGCTTCTAAGGAATGGACACGTTTGCTAGACAGTCCCTTGACAGATGGACAGGGAGAGATGAATGCCTATGCTTCTCAACCTTCCTTGAGAGAAGACAATTGGTACCATATGTATTGGGTATGGAGGGATACACCGGAATGTGAAACCAATCACGACCTGTCCTATATCAAAAGTCCGGACATGAAAAATTGGTACGATGCATTTGGCAACCAAGTGTTGCTTCCAGTTACCATCGATCAGAAAAATGTGGTTGTCGATCCGGTTCCACCAAAAGGGGGCATAATCAATCTTGCTGCCAAGTTATGCTTGGATGAAAACAATGCGCCATTGATGGCTTTTCATAAGTATGATGAAAATGGCAACTTACAATTTTATGTAAGCAGGATCGAAGAAGGCGCTTGGAAGGCCAAACAAGTAACCGACTGGGATTATCGTTGGGAGTTTTCCGGTCGGGGAAGTATACCTTCTGAAGTTCGGTTAGGGGATTTTAACCGAAGAGAAGATGGGAATTATGAACTGGGCTACCAACATATAAAATATGGTGAAGGGGTCTTGCTATTAGATAAAGATTTAAACACCATAGGGGAGGTGTTGAAACCGGATAATTTTGGTGCTGACCTTAAACTTGAGGGAGACTTTGAGGGGCTGGAAATAAGGACTACCAATGACTTAGGAGCGTCAGAAAATGGAAAAACCTATCGTTTGAAATGGGAAACCCTACCGCCAAACAGAGACAGGGCCTATCCTGAACCTTGGCCAAATCCATCTGTACTTTACTTGTACGAATTGGAATAG
- a CDS encoding heparinase II/III family protein, translating to MSKISLNAIKVLGLNVLTLSLLLLHSLSVFSQQVSHPFLIVKADQFEQHRQKAFYEPWKSMAEDALEITKKGFSEPIMGAYELQDYMGAVALSYILYPEDKDRYAQKVKDLILNNYSKLELTEKRDWGGVVPPMSSFFVAILALDIVYNDLTKEEILACEKLIESQLSKINRKGSWTDVRLGTHGVWDIYKGDRTGPDDAYYNGIMHQITTDGVSPVTIHYAWERVGGGDSRISKAGYMDVLEFTGIDKRYYSNEKLKKFHRWLFSASVNNSKEMAIIGDMLPSQGLKNDLLHARVGNFDEQAAAYTAWFHEEDKKRGHIISYLLPHSKLPYPQYPKSSVYEDGGAFLRESAKNPEGIHTVLYNIKSQDEWHTHQETNGLALSGMGNRLLVNGGRLGEPTRAAALNNTLTIDGKNHDSRLGNGIVEYISREDFDYAMGDAGPALPSAFHNRSMILLHKTSHSKAYVLLLDEVEVEQGQKIISYLHPANESHIDTLLVNESYRAAIDHFPTVAGTALDIHYLTKPERINQSLVASAIPSRYPNHPKHSRLEAIYSPDKSGKNSIVTLLNPMAEAEKVIQLQPSLQENYDAHIIRHKEGAEDLVLSSQTPDRTISFNGLVFKGDFFIHRAIAGDPGFIFVKNATALTGGELEFKAEHKLTLWMKHRFISVLAKENTVLYLKSKTSRSLYIDDKIIENPETEDEWMKIPLPKGTHKLYFK from the coding sequence ATGTCCAAAATTTCATTAAATGCTATTAAGGTGCTTGGGTTGAATGTCTTGACCTTAAGTCTTTTGCTTCTTCATTCTTTAAGTGTCTTTTCGCAGCAAGTTTCTCATCCTTTTTTGATCGTAAAAGCAGATCAATTTGAACAGCACAGACAAAAGGCATTTTATGAACCCTGGAAATCCATGGCTGAGGATGCCCTAGAGATCACTAAAAAGGGGTTCAGTGAACCAATTATGGGAGCTTATGAACTTCAGGATTATATGGGAGCTGTTGCTTTGTCCTATATTTTATATCCCGAAGACAAAGACAGATATGCCCAAAAAGTCAAAGACCTTATTTTAAACAATTATTCAAAATTAGAACTTACTGAAAAAAGAGATTGGGGTGGTGTTGTTCCGCCCATGAGTTCATTCTTTGTGGCCATCCTGGCACTTGACATTGTTTACAATGATTTGACCAAAGAGGAGATTCTGGCTTGTGAAAAGTTGATTGAATCACAGCTTTCCAAGATCAACCGCAAAGGAAGTTGGACCGATGTAAGACTGGGTACCCATGGTGTTTGGGACATCTACAAAGGCGATCGGACCGGTCCGGACGATGCTTATTACAACGGGATTATGCATCAAATTACAACTGATGGAGTTTCCCCCGTAACGATTCATTACGCTTGGGAAAGAGTAGGGGGAGGAGACAGCCGTATCTCCAAAGCCGGATACATGGATGTTTTAGAATTTACCGGCATAGACAAGAGGTACTACAGCAATGAAAAGCTTAAAAAGTTCCACCGCTGGTTATTCAGTGCGAGTGTGAACAATAGCAAGGAAATGGCGATTATAGGGGACATGCTTCCTTCCCAAGGCTTGAAAAATGATTTGTTACATGCCAGGGTGGGGAATTTTGATGAGCAAGCTGCTGCCTATACAGCCTGGTTTCATGAAGAGGACAAGAAACGCGGCCATATTATCAGTTACCTGCTCCCTCACAGTAAATTGCCTTACCCGCAATATCCTAAAAGCAGTGTATATGAAGATGGCGGTGCCTTCTTAAGAGAAAGTGCGAAGAACCCTGAGGGCATCCATACAGTGCTTTACAATATTAAGAGTCAAGATGAATGGCATACCCACCAAGAAACCAACGGCTTGGCATTATCCGGAATGGGGAACAGGCTTTTGGTCAATGGAGGGAGACTTGGTGAACCCACCCGGGCTGCGGCTTTAAACAATACCCTCACCATAGATGGTAAAAACCATGATTCCAGATTAGGCAATGGAATTGTGGAATACATTAGTCGCGAGGATTTTGACTATGCCATGGGAGATGCAGGACCGGCCCTTCCCTCGGCTTTTCACAACCGAAGCATGATTTTGTTGCACAAAACTTCGCATTCAAAAGCATATGTACTTCTTTTGGATGAGGTGGAGGTAGAGCAAGGGCAAAAGATCATCTCTTACCTGCACCCTGCCAATGAAAGTCATATTGATACCCTTTTGGTAAATGAATCCTACCGGGCTGCAATAGATCATTTTCCCACAGTAGCAGGAACTGCATTGGACATCCATTACCTTACAAAGCCTGAGAGGATCAACCAAAGTTTGGTGGCCTCAGCAATACCTTCAAGGTATCCCAACCATCCGAAGCATTCCAGATTGGAAGCCATTTACTCTCCAGATAAATCGGGCAAGAATAGCATTGTAACTTTATTAAATCCTATGGCTGAAGCCGAAAAGGTTATTCAGCTTCAGCCAAGTCTCCAAGAAAATTATGATGCCCATATAATTCGACATAAAGAGGGTGCAGAAGACCTCGTTTTGAGCAGCCAAACACCGGATCGAACGATTTCATTTAATGGCCTGGTCTTTAAGGGAGATTTCTTTATTCATAGGGCAATTGCCGGAGATCCAGGTTTTATTTTCGTTAAAAATGCCACAGCTCTTACAGGTGGTGAGCTGGAATTTAAGGCAGAGCATAAGCTTACCCTATGGATGAAGCATCGATTTATAAGTGTACTCGCAAAAGAAAATACAGTCCTATATTTAAAAAGCAAAACTTCAAGAAGCTTATACATTGACGATAAAATAATAGAAAACCCAGAGACTGAGGATGAATGGATGAAAATTCCTTTGCCAAAGGGTACTCACAAGTTATACTTTAAGTAA